The Kineothrix sp. MB12-C1 genome includes a window with the following:
- a CDS encoding DUF5688 family protein codes for MDYTEFKDYIMKHILENLPEKYADSTIQIDQVVKNNDYLLDGLQISENGSNMTPVICLDDYFRDYENGRSMKSILQSIAEIRMDYHIPKDFDVSIVTDWEKVKDKLVCKLVNAEKNKNFLRNKPFTQIEDLAVIYLIILEEREASSFTVTIHNNLLAE; via the coding sequence ATGGATTACACGGAATTTAAGGATTATATAATGAAACATATTTTAGAGAACTTACCAGAAAAATATGCGGATAGTACCATCCAGATTGACCAGGTCGTCAAGAATAATGACTACCTATTGGACGGTCTGCAAATCAGTGAAAATGGCAGCAATATGACACCTGTCATTTGTCTGGATGATTATTTTAGAGATTATGAGAATGGCAGAAGCATGAAAAGTATTCTCCAATCCATAGCGGAGATCCGTATGGATTACCATATACCAAAGGATTTCGATGTTTCTATCGTTACCGATTGGGAGAAGGTAAAAGACAAGCTTGTATGTAAACTGGTCAATGCGGAGAAAAATAAGAATTTCCTGAGAAATAAACCTTTTACACAGATAGAAGATTTGGCAGTTATTTACCTGATTATACTGGAAGAAAGAGAGGCAAGCAGTTTTACCGTTACTATACATAATAATTTGTTAGCTGAATGA
- a CDS encoding ribonuclease H1 domain-containing protein — protein sequence MSKKYYAVKIGKTPGVYETWEECQNQINGFSGAIYKGFATKEEAETFVKNTREDQKVNNEITNEEAVAYVDGSYKSDNNTFSYGIVFLNNGKEIHFSKAYEDSELSEMNNVAGEIKGAEAAIQYCLDNNIRSITIYYDYEGIEKWCTGEWKAKKLGTIAYVDFYRKAIQYMKINFVKVKGHSGDKYNELADRLAKNALGIDITEKTFKEEISMAKKKGVYIDREKIVDLILIEGTKQWNDFTASNLIQSGTAKRCEMTAGGRKALLNLHFNSDGTTTITPTGNNQDISMTVKALLEDGCSFSSEAQGKTYSIRKLPNEWATKIVDYLESLEGVTAEHYVVETAPLHNSHIFTSKIGDKLTINIYETGTLTLQGKPAYLYGEAISFLSYCKDVSVDDIVDSVNSFHNLNVKISDVRNEMETLMPRAYGNIDEMVFKLLSPSISLRKIDINLEDYSCYAFPALRALEGYIKYLFGLKEVPIGNTFGDVFNGNVLYPKVITKIGDATFHAELQRLYAYFKGSRHVLFHTTQILIGTTLIEDKHEADEIINTVINLIETSYMNINQ from the coding sequence ATGTCTAAGAAATATTATGCGGTAAAGATTGGAAAAACACCAGGTGTATATGAAACTTGGGAAGAATGCCAAAATCAAATAAATGGATTTTCAGGAGCAATTTATAAAGGTTTTGCTACGAAAGAGGAAGCGGAAACTTTTGTTAAGAATACAAGAGAAGATCAGAAGGTTAATAATGAGATAACCAATGAAGAAGCAGTTGCATATGTTGATGGGAGTTATAAATCCGATAATAATACTTTTTCATATGGAATAGTTTTTTTAAACAATGGAAAAGAGATACATTTTTCTAAGGCATATGAAGATTCTGAATTGTCAGAAATGAATAATGTTGCTGGAGAAATAAAAGGGGCAGAGGCAGCTATTCAATATTGTTTAGATAATAATATTCGTAGTATTACAATATATTATGATTATGAAGGAATTGAAAAGTGGTGTACAGGAGAATGGAAGGCAAAAAAGCTAGGTACAATAGCATATGTTGATTTTTATAGAAAAGCTATTCAATATATGAAAATTAATTTTGTTAAAGTAAAAGGGCATTCTGGCGATAAATATAATGAATTAGCAGATAGGTTGGCTAAAAATGCATTAGGAATAGATATTACAGAAAAAACATTTAAGGAAGAAATATCAATGGCTAAGAAAAAAGGTGTTTATATAGATAGGGAAAAAATTGTTGATTTAATATTAATAGAAGGAACTAAGCAATGGAATGATTTTACAGCAAGTAATCTTATCCAATCAGGTACTGCAAAAAGATGTGAAATGACGGCTGGGGGAAGAAAAGCACTGTTAAACCTTCACTTTAACAGTGACGGTACGACAACAATCACTCCCACAGGCAATAATCAAGATATCTCTATGACTGTAAAGGCACTTCTTGAAGATGGGTGTTCTTTTTCGAGTGAAGCACAAGGAAAAACATACTCAATAAGAAAACTGCCAAATGAATGGGCGACAAAAATAGTAGACTATTTAGAGTCATTGGAAGGTGTGACAGCAGAGCACTACGTTGTAGAAACAGCTCCATTACATAATTCCCATATTTTTACCAGTAAGATAGGTGATAAATTAACAATAAATATTTATGAGACAGGAACATTAACACTACAGGGAAAACCCGCATATTTATATGGAGAGGCAATTTCATTTCTTTCTTATTGTAAAGATGTGTCAGTTGATGACATAGTAGATAGTGTCAATAGTTTCCACAATCTAAATGTAAAGATAAGTGATGTAAGGAACGAAATGGAGACATTGATGCCTAGGGCCTATGGCAATATTGATGAAATGGTTTTTAAATTGCTTTCACCATCAATTTCTTTAAGAAAAATAGACATTAATTTAGAAGATTACTCATGTTATGCGTTTCCTGCGCTTCGAGCACTAGAAGGTTATATTAAATATTTATTTGGTTTAAAAGAGGTTCCAATTGGAAATACTTTTGGTGATGTATTTAATGGAAATGTTTTATATCCGAAAGTGATTACTAAAATTGGTGATGCAACATTTCATGCAGAATTGCAAAGATTATATGCATATTTCAAAGGTAGCAGGCACGTGCTTTTTCATACGACACAGATTTTAATAGGTACGACATTAATTGAAGATAAGCATGAAGCAGATGAAATTATAAATACAGTAATTAATCTGATAGAAACTTCATATATGAATATAAATCAGTAA
- a CDS encoding type II toxin-antitoxin system RnlB family antitoxin, whose product MKDNFKILKLNNEPYDFLIIATSYENPLDSIEEIEEEIHVKKANLLFDLTLINGVKKNRYIKCEYKAGINKLQSCSLVDSIDETIKALSYNFFKQNEEVVRKSIIPNTLKHLIKSGLI is encoded by the coding sequence ATGAAAGATAATTTTAAAATATTAAAACTAAATAATGAACCATATGATTTCCTTATTATTGCGACATCTTACGAAAATCCCTTGGATTCTATTGAGGAAATAGAAGAAGAAATACATGTAAAAAAAGCCAACTTACTTTTTGATTTAACATTGATTAATGGTGTTAAAAAAAATAGATATATAAAATGTGAGTATAAGGCAGGGATTAATAAGTTACAATCATGTTCATTAGTAGATAGTATTGATGAAACAATAAAGGCATTAAGTTATAATTTTTTTAAACAGAATGAAGAAGTGGTCCGAAAAAGTATAATTCCTAATACACTTAAGCACTTAATTAAATCTGGTTTAATTTAA
- the istA gene encoding IS21 family transposase encodes MTKYREILRLHSLHLSQQSIADSCSVSKKTVNSVLKKAKELDVSWPLDKNQTDEVLAGILFPEKGKHIESSNKRMPDYAYIRKELLRNGVSKKLLWTEYMEDCRLNGDEPLMYSQFCYYIQQDEQKHRATMHINRKPGEQVEVDWAGYPAHIIDPDTGEIINAYVFVGVMTYSQYVYAEAFIDEKQPAWIRAHIHMYQFFGGVAKILVPDNCKTAVIHNNNWNDQRINATYQEMAEHYGTAIIPARVRAPKDKPNAEGSVGNISTWIIAALRNEQFFSLAELNRVIRQKLEEFNKRLFQKKEGSRLELFRDEELPLLAPLPATSFELADWKQVTVQFNYHISIDGMLYSVPYEYIKRKVDVRVTDTTIEIFYNHNRIASHKRLHGRKGQYDTILEHMPEDHQKYLEWNGDRFRKWGERIGNNTYKVVDAILTSKRVEQQTYKGCMGLLKLADKYSVERLEAACEKALSYTAAPSYKSIKNILTAGHDKSVDADSETKPADTQNKYGITRGADYYRR; translated from the coding sequence ATGACCAAGTATCGCGAGATATTGAGACTTCATAGTCTTCATCTCAGTCAACAGAGCATTGCAGATAGTTGCAGTGTCTCTAAGAAAACCGTCAATAGTGTTCTTAAAAAAGCCAAAGAATTAGATGTTTCATGGCCACTTGATAAGAATCAAACTGACGAAGTACTTGCCGGAATTCTTTTCCCAGAAAAGGGTAAGCATATCGAATCATCGAATAAGCGTATGCCCGACTATGCCTACATCCGTAAAGAGCTACTTCGCAATGGAGTAAGCAAAAAGCTCCTTTGGACCGAATACATGGAGGACTGCCGATTAAACGGCGATGAGCCTTTGATGTATTCCCAGTTCTGCTACTACATTCAGCAGGACGAACAGAAACACCGTGCAACCATGCACATTAATCGTAAGCCAGGCGAACAGGTGGAAGTGGACTGGGCTGGATATCCAGCTCACATCATTGATCCAGATACAGGTGAAATCATCAACGCCTATGTATTTGTAGGTGTAATGACTTATAGCCAGTATGTCTATGCGGAAGCATTTATTGATGAAAAGCAGCCAGCCTGGATCAGAGCTCATATTCATATGTATCAGTTCTTCGGTGGTGTCGCTAAGATCCTCGTCCCAGATAACTGTAAAACAGCTGTGATACACAATAACAACTGGAATGATCAACGAATCAACGCCACTTATCAGGAAATGGCTGAGCACTATGGAACAGCCATTATACCTGCCAGAGTCCGGGCACCTAAGGACAAGCCAAATGCAGAAGGATCCGTCGGAAATATTTCCACCTGGATTATTGCTGCATTACGTAATGAACAGTTCTTTTCACTTGCGGAACTGAATCGTGTGATTCGTCAAAAGTTAGAAGAATTCAATAAGCGGCTCTTTCAAAAGAAAGAAGGTAGCCGATTGGAACTCTTCCGCGACGAAGAACTGCCATTACTGGCTCCCCTACCTGCTACCTCTTTTGAACTGGCGGACTGGAAACAGGTCACCGTTCAGTTTAATTATCACATATCCATTGACGGAATGCTATACTCGGTTCCATATGAATACATTAAACGAAAGGTAGATGTCAGGGTAACAGATACTACAATTGAAATTTTCTACAACCATAACCGCATAGCTTCCCACAAAAGACTTCATGGCAGAAAAGGTCAGTATGATACAATACTGGAACATATGCCAGAAGACCACCAGAAATATCTGGAATGGAACGGTGACCGTTTCCGGAAGTGGGGCGAGCGGATCGGTAACAATACGTACAAGGTAGTGGATGCAATCCTCACCTCCAAACGTGTGGAACAACAGACTTATAAAGGCTGTATGGGACTTCTTAAACTTGCTGATAAATACTCAGTAGAGCGATTAGAAGCTGCTTGTGAAAAGGCTCTCAGCTATACAGCGGCACCCAGCTATAAAAGTATTAAAAACATACTCACTGCAGGGCATGACAAATCTGTTGACGCTGATTCTGAAACAAAACCAGCAGACACACAAAACAAGTATGGCATCACAAGAGGTGCCGACTATTATCGGAGGTAA
- the istB gene encoding IS21-like element helper ATPase IstB, with protein MTNQSTIDKLIEMRLSSMADAFRNQLNDPKMKEVSFEDRFGMLTDIEFSSRKNNRLKRLIHNAGFDQTEASIMDIDYTSGRKLNRELIKRLAACEYISEHRNLFITGATGSGKTYMACAFGMEACKQYYNTKYVRLPDLLIELEMSRNEGTYKKVMAKYANPLLLIIDEWLLLKPTDNEQKDIFELLHRRRKKSSTIFCSQYLQEGWYEQLGGESSPLADAILDRIVYDAYKINIQSIDPSKDISMREIYGLDKNMSE; from the coding sequence ATGACAAACCAAAGTACGATTGATAAATTAATTGAAATGCGCCTTAGTTCTATGGCAGATGCATTTCGCAATCAGCTGAATGATCCAAAGATGAAAGAAGTTTCCTTCGAAGACCGCTTTGGCATGCTGACCGATATCGAATTCAGCAGTCGTAAGAATAACCGACTAAAAAGACTGATTCATAACGCTGGATTCGACCAGACGGAAGCAAGTATCATGGATATCGATTATACTTCAGGACGCAAGCTGAACAGAGAACTCATAAAGAGACTTGCTGCTTGCGAATACATATCTGAACACCGTAACTTATTTATTACTGGTGCAACAGGCAGTGGTAAGACTTACATGGCATGCGCTTTCGGTATGGAAGCATGTAAGCAGTATTACAATACTAAATATGTGCGTCTCCCAGATCTTTTGATCGAGCTAGAGATGTCAAGAAATGAAGGTACATACAAAAAGGTCATGGCTAAATATGCCAATCCACTTCTTCTTATCATTGATGAATGGCTCTTGCTCAAGCCAACTGACAATGAACAAAAAGATATATTTGAACTTCTGCATAGGAGACGTAAGAAATCATCTACGATTTTCTGCTCCCAGTATCTGCAGGAAGGATGGTATGAACAGTTAGGTGGTGAATCCAGTCCTCTGGCTGATGCTATTCTGGATCGTATTGTTTATGATGCATATAAAATCAATATCCAAAGCATTGATCCTTCAAAGGATATATCAATGCGAGAGATATATGGACTAGACAAAAACATGAGCGAGTAA
- a CDS encoding tetratricopeptide repeat protein translates to MGDLRNQAKKYKEEGKYQNAIEIYEKIWTKENTDKWAGWEYAYCLKKVKEITKAIMVCKYTYKLDNNFVLNNDLMAWCVYEKYFQEKKETLAHHEIIKLDKIAKAAIGLIEQKQGSAYEHIVFAIIHIYKNKGDRISFEKIVDWLGRLKIDLLSDEAVKYIDKKGNDSEWQSRKEEYFSYYSKALIVLERYNECIECCELAEKKLKTYHYDNDIWIKARLYYSQGMLEEYNKALLGLTELSLKKNHWSIIFKIAQLYDKKGEGEQALLYVFKALLSRDPDRMKVKVVYFAAEILEKMEDYDLAKLHYIYFKKIREDNEWEVPLELDKKIEECKGTCETSQITSKYMRNIWIKRIKGNSQVYKGVVSKIMKNGKNGFILYNKNSIFFRLVEVVGRVKERDNVTFIIEDSFDKLKNKRTKEAKYIEIV, encoded by the coding sequence ATGGGAGATTTACGAAATCAGGCAAAAAAATATAAAGAAGAGGGTAAATATCAAAATGCTATAGAAATTTACGAGAAAATATGGACAAAAGAAAACACTGATAAATGGGCAGGTTGGGAATATGCTTATTGCTTAAAGAAAGTTAAGGAAATTACTAAGGCAATCATGGTTTGCAAATATACTTATAAATTGGATAACAACTTTGTTTTGAATAATGATTTGATGGCTTGGTGTGTATATGAGAAGTATTTTCAGGAGAAGAAAGAGACACTGGCACATCATGAAATTATAAAATTAGATAAAATAGCAAAAGCGGCAATAGGATTAATTGAACAAAAACAGGGGAGTGCCTACGAACATATTGTATTTGCCATTATACATATATACAAAAATAAGGGTGATAGAATAAGTTTTGAAAAAATAGTTGATTGGCTTGGCAGATTGAAAATAGATTTGCTATCAGATGAAGCAGTAAAATATATTGATAAGAAAGGAAATGATAGTGAATGGCAATCAAGGAAAGAAGAATATTTTTCATATTATTCAAAAGCATTAATTGTTTTAGAACGATATAATGAATGTATTGAATGCTGTGAGTTAGCAGAAAAAAAATTGAAAACATATCATTACGATAATGACATATGGATTAAAGCTAGATTGTATTATTCACAAGGCATGCTGGAAGAGTATAATAAGGCTCTTTTAGGCTTGACTGAATTGTCTCTGAAAAAAAATCATTGGTCTATAATTTTTAAGATTGCACAGTTGTACGATAAAAAGGGCGAAGGAGAACAAGCACTTCTTTATGTGTTTAAGGCATTGTTGAGTAGAGATCCTGACAGAATGAAAGTAAAAGTAGTTTATTTTGCAGCAGAGATTTTAGAAAAAATGGAAGATTATGATTTGGCAAAATTGCACTATATATATTTCAAAAAAATAAGAGAAGATAATGAATGGGAAGTTCCTTTAGAATTAGATAAAAAAATTGAAGAATGTAAAGGAACATGTGAAACTTCTCAAATAACTTCTAAGTATATGAGGAACATATGGATTAAAAGGATAAAAGGGAATTCTCAGGTCTATAAAGGAGTAGTGAGTAAAATCATGAAAAATGGAAAAAATGGTTTCATTTTATATAACAAAAATTCCATATTTTTTAGGCTTGTTGAAGTAGTGGGACGAGTAAAAGAAAGAGATAACGTCACTTTTATTATTGAAGATTCATTTGATAAATTAAAAAATAAGAGGACTAAAGAAGCTAAATACATTGAAATAGTATAA
- a CDS encoding DUF932 domain-containing protein, with translation MAANVETMFYTRTAPWHGLGIRVESAVNSEEALQVSGLDWKVIQRQIMTDTYDPIPGYKANIRDTDEKVLGVVTDRYRVVQNEEAFAFTDALLGEGVKYETAGSLQEGRKIWLLAKLPDKYIIEGEQIEPYLVFSSSHDGSGAIKVAMTPIRVVCQNTLNIALSSAKRIWSTVHVGDLAAKMDEAHNTLLLAEKYMGRLGTEFSRLSKIKVSDAKVMEYINLLLPMDEAPTDIHRKNITRIREDLKIRYFDAPDLKHVGKNGYRFLCAVSDFATHAEPLRATANYRENMFAKTVEGNPLIDKAYEMVLAA, from the coding sequence ATGGCAGCAAATGTAGAAACAATGTTTTACACAAGAACGGCCCCCTGGCACGGCTTAGGCATCCGTGTGGAATCCGCGGTAAATTCTGAAGAAGCCCTGCAGGTATCGGGACTTGACTGGAAGGTCATTCAACGCCAAATCATGACGGATACTTACGACCCGATTCCCGGGTACAAAGCAAACATCCGGGATACGGATGAAAAGGTCCTCGGTGTAGTCACCGACCGTTACCGTGTGGTCCAGAACGAAGAAGCCTTTGCCTTTACCGATGCCCTTTTAGGGGAGGGCGTCAAGTATGAAACCGCAGGCTCGCTACAGGAAGGACGTAAGATCTGGCTTCTTGCCAAGCTTCCTGATAAATACATCATTGAGGGAGAACAAATTGAGCCTTATCTTGTATTCAGCAGTTCCCATGATGGAAGCGGGGCGATTAAAGTAGCTATGACTCCCATACGCGTAGTTTGCCAAAATACTTTAAACATTGCATTATCGTCCGCCAAACGGATATGGTCCACAGTCCATGTGGGCGATTTAGCAGCAAAAATGGACGAAGCGCATAATACGCTGCTTCTGGCAGAAAAGTACATGGGCAGGCTGGGTACGGAATTCTCCCGGTTATCAAAAATAAAAGTAAGTGATGCGAAAGTGATGGAGTATATCAACCTGCTGCTTCCTATGGATGAAGCACCCACGGACATTCACAGAAAAAATATAACCCGTATCCGTGAGGATTTAAAGATTCGCTACTTTGATGCGCCCGACCTTAAGCATGTGGGAAAAAATGGGTATCGCTTTCTCTGTGCAGTTTCCGACTTTGCCACCCATGCCGAGCCGCTCAGAGCCACTGCCAATTATCGGGAAAACATGTTCGCCAAGACCGTGGAAGGAAATCCTTTGATTGATAAAGCTTATGAAATGGTGTTGGCAGCATGA
- a CDS encoding YqaJ viral recombinase family nuclease: MAAIMIAPTEQMSYEEWLAYRKKGIGGSDASIVCGINRYKSPVELWMEKTGQLSDQEAGEAAYWGTRLEALVRSEFTRRTGIEVSLVPYLLQSEEHPFMQANLDGICEHPEYGTCIFEAKTASAYKYGEWEEDSLPDAYLLQIQHYMAVTGYRGAYIAVLIGGNTFRWKFVERDEELIALLIPLEADFWNHVESLVPPPLDGTNASASLLAKRFPDSIPQSQIRLPDTASPLIIQYEAACEKVEQYMLQKQEAENLLKQMMGENEVGSIADKRVIWKSMSQERLDSKTLKAEHPVLYKKYANKTSYRRFSVKEAV; the protein is encoded by the coding sequence ATGGCAGCAATTATGATTGCACCAACGGAACAGATGTCTTATGAAGAATGGCTTGCCTATCGAAAAAAAGGGATTGGCGGTTCGGATGCTTCCATTGTGTGCGGCATCAACCGTTATAAATCCCCGGTAGAACTCTGGATGGAAAAGACCGGCCAGCTATCTGATCAGGAAGCAGGAGAAGCTGCCTATTGGGGCACAAGGCTGGAAGCGTTGGTCCGGTCAGAGTTTACCAGACGTACCGGAATAGAAGTCAGTCTGGTCCCTTATCTTCTGCAAAGTGAAGAACATCCCTTTATGCAGGCAAATCTGGATGGCATTTGTGAACATCCGGAGTATGGAACCTGTATCTTTGAAGCAAAGACAGCTTCCGCTTATAAATATGGGGAATGGGAAGAGGATTCCCTGCCCGATGCATACCTGTTACAGATCCAGCATTATATGGCAGTTACCGGATACCGGGGCGCGTATATCGCCGTATTAATTGGCGGCAACACCTTTCGGTGGAAGTTCGTGGAACGGGATGAGGAGTTGATCGCCCTGTTGATTCCACTGGAAGCGGATTTCTGGAATCATGTGGAATCGTTGGTTCCCCCGCCCCTTGACGGAACAAATGCTTCGGCTAGTCTTCTGGCAAAGAGATTTCCAGACAGCATCCCCCAATCCCAGATCCGGCTGCCGGATACCGCTTCTCCGCTGATTATTCAATACGAGGCTGCCTGTGAAAAGGTGGAACAATATATGCTGCAGAAGCAGGAAGCGGAGAACCTGTTAAAGCAGATGATGGGAGAAAACGAAGTCGGCAGTATTGCCGACAAAAGAGTTATCTGGAAAAGCATGTCCCAGGAACGATTGGACAGCAAAACCCTGAAAGCAGAACATCCGGTTCTGTATAAAAAATATGCAAATAAAACATCATATCGCCGTTTTTCGGTAAAAGAAGCGGTATGA
- a CDS encoding DUF5688 family protein — protein sequence MESLMPAVFLPLQDVVKELLIPDIAKQFEIEEELIRGFFESMVPERRMTMYCLTNKARVNGAACILNTKVQEKIAKQLGGAFYVIPSSTNEVLILSKTEDIDFRELEKMVQEVNLMHVSVDERLSDYMYEYDNIGHELVRCDKIAK from the coding sequence ATGGAATCCCTTATGCCCGCCGTATTCTTACCACTGCAGGATGTGGTGAAAGAACTGCTGATACCGGATATAGCAAAACAGTTTGAAATAGAGGAAGAATTGATCCGGGGATTTTTTGAAAGTATGGTGCCGGAGCGCAGGATGACCATGTATTGTCTGACCAATAAAGCAAGGGTAAATGGGGCTGCCTGTATCTTAAATACAAAAGTACAAGAGAAGATAGCGAAACAGCTTGGTGGGGCGTTCTATGTTATCCCGTCATCAACAAACGAAGTGTTGATCTTATCGAAAACTGAGGATATCGATTTTAGGGAGTTGGAAAAGATGGTACAGGAAGTCAATCTCATGCACGTTTCCGTAGATGAAAGGTTGTCCGATTATATGTATGAATATGATAATATAGGGCATGAATTGGTACGCTGTGATAAAATAGCTAAGTAA